In a genomic window of Gossypium arboreum isolate Shixiya-1 chromosome 7, ASM2569848v2, whole genome shotgun sequence:
- the LOC108476839 gene encoding uncharacterized protein LOC108476839 has product MLRILENVVGPHFGAGGRGSITERLWSNGAKLFRGVTRAAPSVTEYWLEVTKRIINDLDCTPEQKFKGGVSLLRDEAYQRLLTVEEGDKSVADYEAKFLRLSRYARGMMALEYERKFVGAFVLEFDLILGMNWLVKHRVSLDCTTKRVVLRTEDYRGVVVVGKCQDYLSIVIYVLVAEKLVRKGCEAYLAYVSVSGSRDSSVGNIRTVRDFLDVFPEKLPSLPLNREVEFGIELFPGTALLNKLTVKNKYPLPRIDDLFDQFLRASMFSMINLRSGYHQLRFIVVFIDDILVYSKTEDEHDGHLKVVLQIL; this is encoded by the exons atgctgaGGATATTGGAGAATGTCGTTGGACCCCATTTTGGAGCTGGGGGCCGAGGGTCAATAACTGAACGACTTTGGTCCAATGGTGCTAAgttgtttaggggtgtcactagagCCGCCCCTAGTGTGACTGAGTACTGGTTGGAGGTCACAAAGAGGATTATTAACGACTTAGATTGCACTCCCGAGCAGAAATTTAAGGGTGGAGTTTCCTTGCTTCGTGACGAGGCATATCAGAGGTTGTTAACGGTTGAGGAAG GGGATAAATCAGTGGCCGATTATGAAGCCAAGTTTCTAAGATTGAGTCGCTACGCTCGAGGCATGATGGCATTGGAATATGAGAG AAAATTTGTTGGAGCTTTCGTTTTGGAGTTCGACTTAATTCTGGGTATGAATTGGTTGGTTAAGCACCGAGTTAGTTTGGACTGCACAACTAAGAGGGTCGTTTTGAGGACTGAGGATTATAGGGGAGTGGTCGTAGTCGGCAAGTGTCAAGACTATCTGTCCATTGTGATATACGTTCTTGTGGCTGAGAAACTGGTTCGGAAAGGGTGTGAGGCATACTTGGCTTATGTTAGTGTTTCTGGTTCTAGGGACTCTTCTGTTGGGAATATCAGAACTGTAAGAGATTttctggatgtttttcctgagaagTTGCCTAGTTTACCTCTGaatagagaggttgagtttgggattgagctttttCCGGGTACGGCTCTG TTAAATAAGTTAAccgtgaagaataagtatccgcttCCGAGGATcgacgacttgtttgatcagttcctAAGGGCTTCAATGTTCTCCATGATtaatcttcgatctgggtatcatcagttgagg TTTATCGTGGTCTTCatcgacgatattctggtttaCTCTAAGACTGAAGATGAGCATGATGGGCATCTTAAAGTGGTGCTTCAGATTCTCTGA